AAAGGTGTTCCTCTCATCAGGCGATACGATGGGGAAACAAAAAGCACGCCTTCCACAGAATGGAGGCGTGCTGATTTTGTGCGATTAACGTGAGTACCACTCAACGATAAGCTGTTCATTGATTTCAGCTGGAAGCTCAGAACGCTCTGGGTAACGGGCGAACTTACCTTCAAGTTTCTCAGCATCGAATTCAAGATAGCTTGGCAGGAAGTCGTTCATTTCGATCGCGGATTTCACGACGTCGAGGTTGCGTGACTTCTCGCGGAGTGAGATGCTCTGTCCCGGTGCTACGCGGTAAGACGGGATGTCAACGCGCTTGCCGTCAACAGTTACGTGACCGTGGTTAACGAGCTGACGTGCCTGACGGCGCGTACGGGCGAGGCCCAGGCGGTAAACGAGGTTGTCAAGGCGTGATTCAAGAAGAATCATGAAGTTCTCACCGTGGATCCCCTGAAGCTTACCTGCTGCTTCAAATAATGTGTTAAACTGACGCTCATTCATGCCGTACATGTGACGGAGCTTCTGCTTTTCCTGAAGCTGCAGTCCGTATTCAGATACTTTACGACGTGAGTTCGGGCCGTGTTGTCCTGGTCCATAAGGACGCTTTGATAATTCTTTTCCTGTGCCACTGAGGGAAATACCCAAACGACGGGATAATTTCCAACTTGGTCCTGTGTAACGAGCCATAATTGACTCCTCCTTCGAAATATTAATTTCGTGAAATAAACAGAGTAGTAATCCCAACCGCCAGACATTTCATTTTCGGTATCTTCGCCTCGACAGCTAGAGGTTACGCAATACCCCTCAACTTAATGTGGGAATGAAATGAACAACCGGATGTTTACTGTGGCTGTCTTATTTGCACAAATGACATTGTATAATTTTCGAGGACGAAAGTCAATACCGTATATGCCCGGATTTTATTTGCATATGACGGTGAGCGATGTATAATGTAAAATAGAACTAGTTTGAACGGATGACAG
This genomic window from [Bacillus] selenitireducens MLS10 contains:
- the rpsD gene encoding 30S ribosomal protein S4; translated protein: MARYTGPSWKLSRRLGISLSGTGKELSKRPYGPGQHGPNSRRKVSEYGLQLQEKQKLRHMYGMNERQFNTLFEAAGKLQGIHGENFMILLESRLDNLVYRLGLARTRRQARQLVNHGHVTVDGKRVDIPSYRVAPGQSISLREKSRNLDVVKSAIEMNDFLPSYLEFDAEKLEGKFARYPERSELPAEINEQLIVEWYSR